The DNA window ttactttaaatattttctctttatttcatgGCAATATAATGGTTGTAAAAGTGGTGTGAAGATGTGAAAGCTCTTTATTTTCCCTCTCGTATTTCCTGGCTTGTGTGGAGGTTCCTAATGTATATCTAGTTGGTGTTACTTTCTACACTTGTCTCTATGGTTTGAAGCTTTGCTCATGATTATTGTGCAATTTTtcttgtatgtttttctttaatttaatgCCCAGGTGCAGTCTTTTTGCATGTTGTGCTGCTAGATCTTCTGGTGATGATTGGAGGCTTGCTTTCATCACcttaaaattgttgttttaaaacattagaatcatagaataatggagttggaaggaaacTATTAAGGCCATTAAGTCTAACCCttcccccctgctcagtgcaggaatcacCTAATGAAAGACCCAGTTCCTAGAAGGACATATCAGGATACCCTATATCAGAATCATATTAGCCAATGCCAAATAATACCATGAAATACTGACTAAGGTTTTGAGTTTTCCAAAACTTCCTAAGGCCAAACATTAAGGGAAAAGGGATaaatgttgttgttcttaagAATATTGTTGTTTACCTATATTGGGAGGCAGGAAATTCATTTTTGTTGCAACACAGGAAACTATGAAAATATCTGTGATTTCAAAAGGGAAGATTTACAGCTATGGAAGACAATACAGTTTATTGTTTTGTATAGAAAAAACtctctttcaggaaaaaaaaaataacattctagGCCTGAGTAGACATGAAAATGGAGTAaaacttccagatttttttaatgtctcCCCACAAAGCCCATTTTTACGATTGCTGTAATTTTTAAAGGGACATGAGAGACAGCATGAGGCGAAAACCCATCTTTCCTCATTATGATAGAGATCGCTCCCCTCACAAGAGGGATTCACCTTACTTCAGGGAGTCACCAATCAGCAGGAGGGAATCTCCTCACAGCAGATCTGGCTCCAGTGTCAGCAGCAGAAGTTATTCTCCAGAGAGAAGCAAAGCCTATGCCTTCCACCAGTCCCAGCATAGCAGAAGTATGTCATCTTTACATAAAAGAAATATTTCTCAACAAGGTAAATCTGCTCCAGAGGGTTGGGGGACCCTTCAGAACAGCGTGGGAGGTGGTATGAGAGGCTACGAGAGAGGGAGTTTGCACACATCCTTCTCCATTCCAATGGATCAGAGAGTTTTCTGTCAGTGGAAGGACACCGGTTGATATAACcctatatttgttttttaattctagCTTCATTTCCCAAGTAGATGAACAGTCTGATATAACTTTGATTAACTGCATCCTTCAGTGTACTatatcttacttttaaaaatctcatccagagcaatgattcccaaccttcagtccccagatgttattagactaaaactcccagaagccttcaccactagctgtgctggccaggatttgtggtagttttagtccaagaatttGGGAACTCAaagttgagaatcactgctccagagaaagaaagaaatcttgcaATATTTGGACATATTAAACATAATGTGTCTATTAAACATAAGAATTAGACCAACACTTAATATATCAAAATCTAATTATTCTATATTTCATTTGGTTACATTTAGTGTTCCAGAGTATTCCTGTCCTTCCTGTACAAAATCCAGTGTTTTTTTGCTTAGCAAAAGCTTTTGGAGTTTCACTTCTATTCTCAGAAGTCAGACCTTTATTTAAAATGAGTTAGGGGGTATAATCCCTCACAGGATCCATGATGGTTGGATAAGCAGGTGGATAACAAGTACTTTTGCAAAGTTTCCTTTTGAACCTTTGCTATCATAATTGTATTGTTATGTTTTTCTCCTTATAGATAAAGAGAGGACAGTATCTCAGCCTTTGAAAACTTCAAGGGACGTATCCCCTTCAGGAACAACAACACCTTCAAAGGTAAATTTGAAATTTGAAAACTATAATTCACATGCAGGCAGTCTAGCTTGCATCATAGTTCTTGGTTCTAAAGTTACACAAGTAGTTTTAAGCTTTAGATACCTATACATCTGTAACATATTttctaaaatattaaatatattgatACGGATTTGGAGAAATGTTGGCAATTTCCCCCCTTGACTTActctttcaaggtggtaagaAATCCTGCATATGTTTTAAAAGTTGCTTAACTTGTGTGCTAACTTGTGAACAAGTAGTTTCATGTGAGGGGGTACTAGAGATACTAATAACCACAGTTCTGTTCTGATGTGGAGTGACACGGGAGTTATGCACTTCAGAGCATTTAGGATATTCTAAATCCAGTAGGAAGGTTTTGTAACAAAATGTGAGTGTTCTTAATGATTCCCAGAAACTGTTCCTTTCAGCTGCTTTCTAAATATAACATTGTACACAAGAACATAACAATAACGCCCACACATCTGGGTTTCTTTTTCTCGTCAGGCCTTGGACAAAAGTAGCAGATTATCAGAAAAGGAGCTTGCAGAGGCTGCAGGTAGTAGGTGGGCAGCAGACAAAGTGGAAAAAGCAGACACAAGCACTGTACCTGAAATTTCAGAGTATGATGTAAGACAAAAGAATAGCAACAGATACTTTTCTGCATGAACTCTCATCTTTGATCTTTGCCTGTCCCTTCAAGTTAGTGACCAAAGTTCGGTATTGGTCTAATAGTAGCTAATATGGTATTGTTACTGTGTGTGATTATTTAAAGTACAGTAGGTGCCCTTTTGAGCAGTCTTTGGTACCCGCAATTATGTTCTTGGAGAACTATGTCTGGCAGTTAATACAAAAATTGATCGATCTTTCTTTTTTGGCCAGAGTACGTAATTGTTTGAGTTTTATTAAGTTCTGCCTTAAATTGTAGAAAATTAAAATTTTCATTGGTTTGTATATAGCAAAAGTCTTTGTAAAGACTAGAAAGAGCTAGATTGATGACTGGCATAGCCAATTAGTGTGCATAGCTCAGCTCTAGAGCCATGGTGGTTAGCCAATCAGTGGCtaagagaaaacaagaacagTTTTCCTGTACATGACAAGGCAATACATCTCCAAAATGTTAGGAGGGTTCTTCTGGAGCAGGCACTTTGCCAACATTATCTGCCTGAATACAGCTGTTTCCCACTTCCATTTGCTGGATTCTGTCCcctgcttttctgcctttttctcttcaaTATCTGTTTGCACACTTAAGAATTGAGTGATTGTTTCCTGAATTTCTAATACAATATCTGTAACAAAGGTTAACTTTACAGTACAGGTAATAGTTAGGCAATGTTTACAGAAAGATtgataaaaagattttaaatccGGATGAATTTGATTCAGTTGATCTTTATAAATAACTTTCCACTGGTTGTAGTAATGTGGGCAgttttctctgcattttctcttttaaGTTTGCCTGTAGTATATGAAAGCTCCTTGCATATTCATTCAATGTGAATATTAATTTTGTATCTTTTGACATAAGGGCTTGCACCACATACTTTTCATTATTATACATGTCTTAAAGGCTGCAGCCCCAGAACCATTGTATGTGGAACCCCATGAAGAAACAGGTGCTGATGTAACAGGCAATAATGAGTTGTTTGAAGAAGCCCAGCATGTCACTCGCACAAAGGCAATTGCTGCAAAAACAAAGGAGATTGAGCAAGTAAGCCTGGCCTTCTATTGCTTACACCTTTGCAAATATTGTTTGTGTCTTAGTGTCAGAATTAGGTTTGCTGTTCAACTTTTGACTAGTTGTTCTTAATCATGTCATAAAGTTAAAATGCAAGaggactttgtttttaaaatttgaagcAAGTtgtgtcacttttttaaaaaaatcaaaagacaaGGTTTATCTGCCTCTGTTAATTTGACCCCTAATTGTTACAAAAACAGACCAGTGGGTGGATAGTGATATAGGGTTGATTAATGTATTACTGACAGCTGAGGGGAATGAGTActtcataggatttggagactgtgtttctgttaatgcagcctaaaatagcgtttgccctttttgtagccacatcacactgttagctcatattcagcttgtgatctacaatgattgCAAGAACCTTCATGCACATAGTATTACTGAAGCagttatcccccatcttgtaactgtgcatttggctTCTTTTTCCTAGGTATATAACTTTGCACTtcttcctgttaaatttcattttgttattttcagcccagCGCTCAAGCTTAccaagatgcttttgaattttgtttcttataGTAGGACCCTCATATTCATGGGGATCAGTTCCACAATCTATTTTGGATGCCTGACACTGCAGATATGAGAGAACCtttatataaaacatataaagaAATGGGACATAGGCCACAAGGGGGTGCCCTTGTGTGTTATATATAGGGCTGTGCAAGGCACAGATATCAATCCCGCAGATGAGGTCCTACTATAGTAGTTATTCCACCTGtatttgtgtcatctgcaaagttGATAAGAATTCCCTGCaccctctcatccaagtcattagtaAAAATGAAGAGCatctggtccagaattgagctttGTGatactccacttgttacctcctctctgtttgagaaggagccattgatgaGCACTCTCTGAATAAGACTCTATAACTGACAGTTATTCTGTCCAGCCCATACTTAGGTTACTACCAGAATGTCATAGGACacggtcaaaagctttgctgaagtcaagatatacatgTTGACTTCATTTCCATTGTCTACTAGGCAGGTTATCTGATCAAAAAAGGAGATAAAATTAATTTGACAGGATTTGTtattgacaaatccatgttggcttcttgttgttgttgcattgttttcaaggtacttgCAGAGTCGTCGCTTCATATAGAATTTTCTCTGGAGTTGCTATCAGGCTGATTGGTCTATAGTTCCTAggttttctattttgctttttttatttttatttttatttttattttttattttttgaggacAGGGACAAATTTGTTCCTCCTCtagtcatctggcacttcacacGTCctccatggttttttaaaaaagtaatggacAGTGCTTCTGAGAGTTCTTCCTCCTGTTCCTTCAGTAGTCTTGGATGCAGTTTATCCAGCCCTGGAGAACTGAACTAGTTCAAAGTAATGAGgtgttccttgactatttgtttatcagtctcaagcAGCAGTCCTGTCTTCTCTACTTGTACTTTGCCTGGAGGATTTTAGATGGTCTTTTGGGAAAATACTAAAGTAAAAATCGAACACTTCTGTCCTTCCACTGTTGTCTGTTACCATTTTTTCATCCTCACAGGATGAGCTATgttgtctctttgaaattcttaccatttatttttcaaaggtttcatccttATCTTCTTGATTGAGTGGTTGGCAGTAGTAGACttcaactaccatgttccttttatttttttacctcaATTATATTGATCCCAGATGCGCTCGATGGGACAACCAAACttatcctcctgtatttctgtgcaggaatatatatttttgatgTACAAACCTAAGGTCTAAACTAGCTCCACATACTTACACTAATCTTACATTGATATATACAGGCACTTGCCCAGTAAGATAACATCTTGCCCAAAATGACATGCTGCCCAGTGGTTTACAAGAAATCAAATCCTTGGAAGCTTACAGAATCATTACATTTGACCCACTACGTCTTTCTGTTTCTTACCTATGTGGCACAgaatttgactttttaaattttaagggcagatttttaaaaaatagttttcctGACACCAACCAGTAAGTTACTTTGAATTTGGCATCTCTTCTCCTGTCTTGCCAGCCTGTTCAGTATGTGAAAAATCACCCATTGTAAAGTATGTGTGTCTATGTTTTTGTGTCTTGTACCTTTTTTTTTAGCTTGATATTCAACCTGGTCTGCTATTTTAGTTAGAGCAAAGGGTGTGTAAAATTAATctacagaggggggaaaatacaagATCTATTAGAAATTAATGGGTGAATTTCTCTGTGGTGCATGGATAGAAGCAGGCCTTATTAAAACCCTTTGTTGAAATGAATATCTGTTTTCAATAGCAAATTGCATTCCTTCATTTCACTAAAAATGGATTGTATTGTTTCCTTGCCAGGACAATGAACTCCGCCTTTACTTAACCTCTGTCCTTCTTTAGGTGAGGTCTACATTATAACTGCTTCCTGTGTGGCCCtacaaacacaaaaacagaatTATTAATGCATTTCTAGCTTTCAAATCAATACTAGGCAAACAATATTTGTAGATTAAGCACCGCCCTTCCTGTGTTTGGCACAGAAATAAGGTTATTGTGGGACATTTTTAGGAAACAGCTTTCAGTTTTCTGCTTTTATAATAAATCATTGAAGGGTGGGTCCTTCCTGTAGTGGAAAGCAACTTATTCCTAGTTGTGCTTTGAAATATATTTAGCTatttgtcctttttaaaagatctttgaCAATCAATTAAAAgaatttaatacattttaaagggGTGTGTTATAGATTTGGTGCTTGGCAGAAAGCATTTCAGCTCATGCAATGTGGGGAGCACACTTTTTGCTGATGCCCCATCCATGGAGTTTGCAGTCTTCCCTGTTTCTTAAGGATTAGGAAATTTCTGGGTTGGTATGCAGGTTCCACATATGAGATGGAGATCAGAAAGATATTTCGTTTGCAATGTCTCCCATCTATGTAGACAAAAGcctgcctctctccctcttcccgccTCTACCAATAGGTTTTACCAAGGCCATGGATCTATTTTTAGTGGTCAAACTCAGGTATTGCTCAATCCAGTATTTTGTTTCTACATTGCTGTTAGTCCAGTAGGTATTTCAGTGAAAACCCGTTGAAGCAAAGTTTTTGGTAGGTGGCTTTTAGTAAGTCACTGTGTTGGTCTCAGTTACATGGCTGTAAGAGTATGTTATTATCCAGAATCTTTAATAACATAGTTGCTTCTTTCATACAGGCTGCATTTTATTATGCCCTAATATACAACTCTATGCCTTTATTTCCtctgattccttttttaaatgggATAAAAGTAACCATGTTGACTGTTTCATTTTGAGCACAAAAATTCTTTGCAACTTTTTCTTGACATATGGAATTATTTTACAGCACTACTAGAAACGTCCCTGGGTACCCCCGGTCCATCCTTTTGTAAAGGCCTCTACTGCGAAaataaagtaacatttaaaaaactgagTAGAAGCAATCAGCAACAAAACCCACATTGCCATATATCACAGCAACAAACAGATGTACAAGGGTTTTGCTGTGGAGAATGTATAATTTGGCAATTATGAAGTAGACTTCTGAAATCCATATACAGAATGGATTCTTCTGACAATGGTGTATCTTCTTTATTTAGACTATTTGATGAGAGGAAAATGGCTGCTCAGCATGTGTACAAGTTTAACAGTTTATACCTTTTGAACCATCTAATTAGACTAACAGCAGGACAAAGTCACTAGTTGCATTGCATTATAATTAGGTGATACTTTCATTCCATTTCCCTCCTTCCCACTGGGACACTTGCCAGGTGACTACCGTAGTGATAGTGATTGCAAATATGTGATATGAAGTAATACTTCAATATACTCAGGATGATTGAACTGTAGAAGATCAAAGTAGGTCTTATTTCTGAAGCAGATTTTTACTACAGAATGTGCTTCAGaaactatgttttaaaaaacGAATATCTGGGTCtctaatatctgtgctatgcatatttatttatttatttatttatttatttatttatttatttatttatttatttatttatatcccgcctatctagtcgattaagaccactctaggcggcttacaacaaggggtacaacaatgaataaaagcagttttacataaaagaaaCTTTCAACAATAGGGCTAAGCactaagagagagaaaagaaggggaatcaaGAATTagctgggggggaaggcctgccgaaacatcagtgtttttagttgctttttaaaatacccagtgagggggccgcgcgaatatcaggaggtaagttgttccagaggcgaggagccaccgccgagaaggcccgattggGATTCTTGCTTTTTGTGAAGATTTTGTATCGGATTAGCTAGCTTAAATTTGTTGAAACCAGTGGGAGATACTGAATATGTTTCTAGTTACATGCTTAAGAGTTTATAAAAATGGAGGGAACTGATAAAAAGATTATCCATCAATAGCTAATGGCAGATGTTCCATGTTAGACAAAGTTACTAAACCTGATCTCCATTCAGCTAATTCAGCTGTCAGATAAGACTGTAATGCTTCCGCACTTTCTTCCCATGGAACAGGGCTGTAAGTTGATGTTGTCAGTTAGAACCTAATGTTTAAATAATAACACTGAGCAAGAAATGCTATAAAGGTATGCAACCAATTTATCTGAAGGACCATTTACAATCATATGAAGCTGCAGAGGTCTTCTGATTAACTTTATAGGGCCCAAACTCCTAAGAACCATTAAAATGACCATGAGGGCCATTTCAAGGGTGATTCTGTTATTTCTGAGATGGTCCTGGGAAGTATAGATGCCCCAGTGATGGTTTTTAAAGATTATAGAAACATATTTTCTTCTATCCTTCATCTGATAGACAGTTTTATGCTGTTTCCATTGTCAATTTATGAGCATTACCTTGGCAGGGTTTTACCCAAGAAGGCAgaacagaaatgtgtattttaaatttaaaaataaaatttcatccTTGCATCCCTCTTGTAGTGAGGAAGTCCCAGAGCAGTTGAGCAGTATGGGAAAAGATATCAGGCAGAACACAAAAGTTAAACTGGAGCCCAGAAATTATTAAATCAGTAGAGAATTTGTATCATAGAATTTAAACCCTTAGTAACTACAGCAGACATTTTCTTTAGAAGGCATTCTGTACTTGTTGAAATTTTTGGACTACGAGGGACCTCCTATGGCTTAATGTATGACCCCCTGCTTTCATAGCTGCTCATATAATAGCCAATACCCACGAGCTTTCAGAACTCACTTTTACAGCCCTTCTGGCTGGTGCTGTAAACTGGCACATTTATATCACCAGGCATGGCAGCAGGAGAATAGAGGTGGGTGGGAGGACAGATGAACACCCGTGCCCAACAAGCAAGCTAGAGAGAAGAGGTGGAATGAAGAAGAGACAGGACAACTGAAGTCAACAGAGACACTAGAGAGAAGAGGTATGGGAGAGAACTGAGAGAACAGAAGTCAGGGAAGTGAGCAGAAAGCAAGGAAGAGCAAGAAGGTATGAGGGATGAATGACAAGACAGCAGAAATTTAATAACTCTCCAGGAACCAAACCTTTATTGTTCAGCCTAATGGAAAAATAGGGTTTGACTTAAAACAGCTCACTTTATAGATGTTTTCAGGAAACCAGTTAGGTTGTCAGTGCAGGGTCTGCTGTATCTTTGATTACACTTCATTTTGTTTGCCCTTAATCATCTTTGTCCAGAGAAGTAAGACCACTATCATTTCCCTGGGATTAGAAGATGGAAAAAGACACATAGTATGTCATCTGAATGCTGACGATAGCACAATCCTATTTTCTGCTGGGGAATCTTAATCCGGAATCTTGGGGTGAAAAGGTGCACACTGCCATCTTCTAATACTGTACTTCAAATTGGGAGGTGTTTAATCTGTATGTTTGAGGGGGTCCATACTACAAGTTAGCTTGCTACTTTATCGTTTATGTAGTTTGGAGTGGAGTATATACGTATGTTACTACATCTTGTTTCATGAACTTCTAAAATTACTTCTAGGTCTACAGACAAGACTGTGAAACCTTTGGTGCTGTAGTAAAGATGTTGATAGAAAAAGACCCTTCATTAGAAAAACCTATTCAGTTTTCCTTGAGACAAAACTTGCATGAGATTGGTGAAAGGTGTATTGAAGAACTTAAACACTTCATTGCAGAATATGACACTGCAAATCAAGAATTTGAAGAACCTtgaaatcaagtctccattgttCATATGTAAGTATTAATGTTAAAGGATGCTAAATGTCTTTCAACACCTTATCACAGAATTTTATCTCCTCATGAAATGTAATAAATGCCGAACGCTGTATAATGTGTTTGCTGTTCTGACAAGAAAATTATTTCATGATTTCCTTCTGAAAACCAGTGCGCTTGAGACAGTGTTacagtcattttttaaatctcagtctgcaaattTGTACATTCCGTTTGACTTTAGAGATACTCCAGTATGGAAACAGGTTACTATTTGAATACATTGGACAGTTTTGTAATTTTATTAATACTGACTCCAggactgtatatacagtataactgTATTTATGTATATTTACATTTGTTGTGATTAGGAAGAATAGGCATTTGATGTTCCATTTGTAATTTGAGTAAACAATTGCTTGAACATAATCACCAAGCATCTCCTTTTGTTTAGCATTTTTTGTAAATTGAAATGGCCTGTAATTAAAATAATTCTAATTCAGTTTGAGAATTTGCATTTTCTTGATATagttcatgtacagtggtgccccgcttgacgcttaccccgcatgacattgAAATTGCTTAAcagtgactttttgcgatcgcaaaatgatggttccaatggagaaaatctgcatta is part of the Pogona vitticeps strain Pit_001003342236 chromosome 5, PviZW2.1, whole genome shotgun sequence genome and encodes:
- the PPHLN1 gene encoding periphilin-1 isoform X10; this encodes MWSDERYDCERLPRERLPPRPDGMQYAFDSIQLQDDYHRVVNFPPKKTPLPERPAEGRYSRYEYSHAPVGYRDYGEGRGFERRSGPPHRIDDPGYRWPRDDHPPSRQLDYRDMRDSMRRKPIFPHYDRDRSPHKRDSPYFRESPISRRESPHSRSGSSVSSRSYSPERSKAYAFHQSQHSRSMSSLHKRNISQQDKERTVSQPLKTSRDVSPSGTTTPSKALDKSSRLSEKELAEAAGSRWAADKVEKADTSTVPEISEYDAAAPEPLYVEPHEETGADVTGNNELFEEAQHVTRTKAIAAKTKEIEQVYRQDCETFGAVVKMLIEKDPSLEKPIQFSLRQNLHEIGERCIEELKHFIAEYDTANQEFEEP
- the PPHLN1 gene encoding periphilin-1 isoform X8, yielding MWSDERYDCERLPRERLPPRPDEPESYLPFQHEVYSMRFYRDDYHRVVNFPPKKTPLPERPAEGRYSRYEYSHAPVGYRDYGEGRGFERRSGPPHRIDDPGYRWPRDDHPPSRQLDYRDMRDSMRRKPIFPHYDRDRSPHKRDSPYFRESPISRRESPHSRSGSSVSSRSYSPERSKAYAFHQSQHSRSMSSLHKRNISQQDKERTVSQPLKTSRDVSPSGTTTPSKALDKSSRLSEKELAEAAGSRWAADKVEKADTSTVPEISEYDAAAPEPLYVEPHEETGADVTGNNELFEEAQHVTRTKAIAAKTKEIEQVYRQDCETFGAVVKMLIEKDPSLEKPIQFSLRQNLHEIGERCIEELKHFIAEYDTANQEFEEP
- the PPHLN1 gene encoding periphilin-1 isoform X11 codes for the protein MAYRSNEMWSDERYDCERLPRERLPPRPDDDYHRVVNFPPKKTPLPERPAEGRYSRYEYSHAPVGYRDYGEGRGFERRSGPPHRIDDPGYRWPRDDHPPSRQLDYRDMRDSMRRKPIFPHYDRDRSPHKRDSPYFRESPISRRESPHSRSGSSVSSRSYSPERSKAYAFHQSQHSRSMSSLHKRNISQQDKERTVSQPLKTSRDVSPSGTTTPSKALDKSSRLSEKELAEAAGSRWAADKVEKADTSTVPEISEYDAAAPEPLYVEPHEETGADVTGNNELFEEAQHVTRTKAIAAKTKEIEQVYRQDCETFGAVVKMLIEKDPSLEKPIQFSLRQNLHEIGERCIEELKHFIAEYDTANQEFEEP
- the PPHLN1 gene encoding periphilin-1 isoform X15 is translated as MAYRSNEMWSDERYDCERLPRERLPPRPDDDYHRVVNFPPKKTPLPERPAEGRYSRYEYSHAPVGYRDYGEGRGFERRSGPPHRIDDPGYRWPRDDHPPSRQLDYRDMRDSMRRKPIFPHYDRDRSPHKRDSPYFRESPISRRESPHSRSGSSVSSRSYSPERSKAYAFHQSQHSRNKERTVSQPLKTSRDVSPSGTTTPSKALDKSSRLSEKELAEAAGSRWAADKVEKADTSTVPEISEYDAAAPEPLYVEPHEETGADVTGNNELFEEAQHVTRTKAIAAKTKEIEQVYRQDCETFGAVVKMLIEKDPSLEKPIQFSLRQNLHEIGERCIEELKHFIAEYDTANQEFEEP
- the PPHLN1 gene encoding periphilin-1 isoform X14 — protein: MWSDERYDCERLPRERLPPRPDDDYHRVVNFPPKKTPLPERPAEGRYSRYEYSHAPVGYRDYGEGRGFERRSGPPHRIDDPGYRWPRDDHPPSRQLDYRDMRDSMRRKPIFPHYDRDRSPHKRDSPYFRESPISRRESPHSRSGSSVSSRSYSPERSKAYAFHQSQHSRSMSSLHKRNISQQDKERTVSQPLKTSRDVSPSGTTTPSKALDKSSRLSEKELAEAAGSRWAADKVEKADTSTVPEISEYDAAAPEPLYVEPHEETGADVTGNNELFEEAQHVTRTKAIAAKTKEIEQVYRQDCETFGAVVKMLIEKDPSLEKPIQFSLRQNLHEIGERCIEELKHFIAEYDTANQEFEEP
- the PPHLN1 gene encoding periphilin-1 isoform X12 encodes the protein MAYRSNEMWSDERYDCERLPRERLPPRPDGMQYAFDSIQLQDDYHRVVNFPPKKTPLPERPAEGRYSRYEYSHAPVGYRDYGEGRGFERRSGPPHRIDDPGYRWPRDDHPPSRQLDYRDMRDSMRRKPIFPHYDRDRSPHKRDSPYFRESPISRRESPHSRSGSSVSSRSYSPERSKAYAFHQSQHSRNKERTVSQPLKTSRDVSPSGTTTPSKALDKSSRLSEKELAEAAGSRWAADKVEKADTSTVPEISEYDAAAPEPLYVEPHEETGADVTGNNELFEEAQHVTRTKAIAAKTKEIEQVYRQDCETFGAVVKMLIEKDPSLEKPIQFSLRQNLHEIGERCIEELKHFIAEYDTANQEFEEP
- the PPHLN1 gene encoding periphilin-1 isoform X17; this translates as MWSDERYDCERLPRERLPPRPDDDYHRVVNFPPKKTPLPERPAEGRYSRYEYSHAPVGYRDYGEGRGFERRSGPPHRIDDPGYRWPRDDHPPSRQLDYRDMRDSMRRKPIFPHYDRDRSPHKRDSPYFRESPISRRESPHSRSGSSVSSRSYSPERSKAYAFHQSQHSRNKERTVSQPLKTSRDVSPSGTTTPSKALDKSSRLSEKELAEAAGSRWAADKVEKADTSTVPEISEYDAAAPEPLYVEPHEETGADVTGNNELFEEAQHVTRTKAIAAKTKEIEQVYRQDCETFGAVVKMLIEKDPSLEKPIQFSLRQNLHEIGERCIEELKHFIAEYDTANQEFEEP
- the PPHLN1 gene encoding periphilin-1 isoform X7, with translation MAYRSNEMWSDERYDCERLPRERLPPRPDGMQYAFDSIQLQDDYHRVVNFPPKKTPLPERPAEGRYSRYEYSHAPVGYRDYGEGRGFERRSGPPHRIDDPGYRWPRDDHPPSRQLDYRDMRDSMRRKPIFPHYDRDRSPHKRDSPYFRESPISRRESPHSRSGSSVSSRSYSPERSKAYAFHQSQHSRSMSSLHKRNISQQDKERTVSQPLKTSRDVSPSGTTTPSKALDKSSRLSEKELAEAAGSRWAADKVEKADTSTVPEISEYDAAAPEPLYVEPHEETGADVTGNNELFEEAQHVTRTKAIAAKTKEIEQVYRQDCETFGAVVKMLIEKDPSLEKPIQFSLRQNLHEIGERCIEELKHFIAEYDTANQEFEEP
- the PPHLN1 gene encoding periphilin-1 isoform X1; this translates as MAYRSNEMWSDERYDCERLPRERLPPRPDGMQYAFDSIQLQEPESYLPFQHEVYSMRFYRDDYHRVVNFPPKKTPLPERPAEGRYSRYEYSHAPVGYRDYGEGRGFERRSGPPHRIDDPGYRWPRDDHPPSRQLDYRDMRDSMRRKPIFPHYDRDRSPHKRDSPYFRESPISRRESPHSRSGSSVSSRSYSPERSKAYAFHQSQHSRSMSSLHKRNISQQDKERTVSQPLKTSRDVSPSGTTTPSKALDKSSRLSEKELAEAAGSRWAADKVEKADTSTVPEISEYDAAAPEPLYVEPHEETGADVTGNNELFEEAQHVTRTKAIAAKTKEIEQVYRQDCETFGAVVKMLIEKDPSLEKPIQFSLRQNLHEIGERCIEELKHFIAEYDTANQEFEEP
- the PPHLN1 gene encoding periphilin-1 isoform X4, with translation MAYRSNEMWSDERYDCERLPRERLPPRPDGMQYAFDSIQLQEPESYLPFQHEVYSMRFYRDDYHRVVNFPPKKTPLPERPAEGRYSRYEYSHAPVGYRDYGEGRGFERRSGPPHRIDDPGYRWPRDDHPPSRQLDYRDMRDSMRRKPIFPHYDRDRSPHKRDSPYFRESPISRRESPHSRSGSSVSSRSYSPERSKAYAFHQSQHSRNKERTVSQPLKTSRDVSPSGTTTPSKALDKSSRLSEKELAEAAGSRWAADKVEKADTSTVPEISEYDAAAPEPLYVEPHEETGADVTGNNELFEEAQHVTRTKAIAAKTKEIEQVYRQDCETFGAVVKMLIEKDPSLEKPIQFSLRQNLHEIGERCIEELKHFIAEYDTANQEFEEP
- the PPHLN1 gene encoding periphilin-1 isoform X6 encodes the protein MAYRSNEMWSDERYDCERLPRERLPPRPDGMQYAFDSIQLQVDDYHRVVNFPPKKTPLPERPAEGRYSRYEYSHAPVGYRDYGEGRGFERRSGPPHRIDDPGYRWPRDDHPPSRQLDYRDMRDSMRRKPIFPHYDRDRSPHKRDSPYFRESPISRRESPHSRSGSSVSSRSYSPERSKAYAFHQSQHSRSMSSLHKRNISQQDKERTVSQPLKTSRDVSPSGTTTPSKALDKSSRLSEKELAEAAGSRWAADKVEKADTSTVPEISEYDAAAPEPLYVEPHEETGADVTGNNELFEEAQHVTRTKAIAAKTKEIEQVYRQDCETFGAVVKMLIEKDPSLEKPIQFSLRQNLHEIGERCIEELKHFIAEYDTANQEFEEP
- the PPHLN1 gene encoding periphilin-1 isoform X9, yielding MWSDERYDCERLPRERLPPRPDGMQYAFDSIQLQVDDYHRVVNFPPKKTPLPERPAEGRYSRYEYSHAPVGYRDYGEGRGFERRSGPPHRIDDPGYRWPRDDHPPSRQLDYRDMRDSMRRKPIFPHYDRDRSPHKRDSPYFRESPISRRESPHSRSGSSVSSRSYSPERSKAYAFHQSQHSRSMSSLHKRNISQQDKERTVSQPLKTSRDVSPSGTTTPSKALDKSSRLSEKELAEAAGSRWAADKVEKADTSTVPEISEYDAAAPEPLYVEPHEETGADVTGNNELFEEAQHVTRTKAIAAKTKEIEQVYRQDCETFGAVVKMLIEKDPSLEKPIQFSLRQNLHEIGERCIEELKHFIAEYDTANQEFEEP